The proteins below are encoded in one region of Mesoplasma melaleucae:
- the pheS gene encoding phenylalanine--tRNA ligase subunit alpha, whose translation MINKINKIKQKFVTDLNKVKTIADAETLKKSLLGKESELSEILKSLKKSDAKNKQAIGIASHELREFITTTIDEFVNRVKKAELDKKLESEKIDVSLTGTIAKFGTKHPLNIVVEEITQIFTEIGFDVLNGNDVESDEYCFQKLNLPVGHPARDMQDTFYIDEETVLSTHCTHMTARVLTQMAEDKNFEGNYACVAIGNVYRRDDDDATHSHQFMQLDLLCIGKKITFANLKWVLKYMCKRLFGEEVNIRLRPSLFPFTEPSVEVDISCFKCAGKGCSICKYSGWIEILGSGIINEQVMLLNGMDPEKNTALAFGAGIERIAMLKFGISNIRNLYENNVKFLEQFKFYGE comes from the coding sequence ATGATAAATAAAATTAATAAGATTAAGCAAAAATTTGTAACAGACTTAAATAAAGTTAAAACAATAGCTGATGCAGAAACACTAAAAAAATCTTTATTAGGTAAAGAATCAGAATTAAGCGAGATTTTAAAATCTTTAAAAAAATCTGATGCAAAAAATAAACAAGCAATTGGGATAGCAAGTCATGAGTTAAGAGAATTCATTACAACAACAATTGATGAATTTGTCAATAGAGTTAAAAAAGCAGAACTTGATAAAAAATTGGAAAGTGAAAAAATTGATGTTTCGTTAACAGGAACAATTGCAAAGTTTGGAACTAAACATCCACTAAATATTGTGGTTGAAGAAATTACTCAAATCTTTACTGAAATTGGTTTTGATGTTTTAAATGGTAATGATGTTGAAAGTGATGAATATTGCTTTCAAAAATTAAACTTACCAGTAGGACACCCTGCAAGAGACATGCAAGATACTTTCTATATTGATGAAGAAACAGTTTTAAGTACTCACTGTACACATATGACAGCTAGAGTTTTAACTCAAATGGCTGAAGATAAAAACTTTGAAGGTAACTATGCTTGTGTTGCAATCGGAAATGTTTATCGTAGAGATGATGATGACGCAACTCATTCACATCAATTTATGCAATTAGATTTATTATGTATTGGTAAAAAAATTACTTTTGCTAACTTAAAATGAGTTTTAAAATACATGTGTAAAAGATTATTTGGTGAAGAAGTAAACATTAGATTAAGACCAAGTTTATTTCCATTCACTGAACCAAGTGTAGAAGTTGACATCAGCTGTTTTAAATGTGCTGGAAAAGGATGTTCAATTTGTAAATATTCAGGATGAATTGAAATCTTAGGATCAGGAATTATTAATGAACAAGTTATGTTATTAAATGGTATGGATCCAGAAAAAAATACTGCACTAGCATTCGGAGCAGGAATTGAAAGAATTGCAATGTTAAAATTCGGAATTTCAAATATTAGAAACTTATATGAAAATAATGTTAAATTCTTAGAACAATTTAAATTTTATGGGGAGTAG